Proteins co-encoded in one Papaver somniferum cultivar HN1 chromosome 5, ASM357369v1, whole genome shotgun sequence genomic window:
- the LOC113281130 gene encoding glucose-1-phosphate adenylyltransferase small subunit, chloroplastic/amyloplastic-like → MVMAATATSVGGLVPTHSSSSVVNKNTTCFLKSSNHQSLSSSSSSHVSSDQLSLKTVFNNTKTATSGGRRRIPFVVSPKAVSDSKNSQTCLDPDASRSVLGIILGGGAGTRLYPLTKKRAKPAVPLGANYRLIDIPVSNCLNSNVSKIYVLTQFNSASLNRHLSRAYASNMGGYKNEGFVEVLAAQQSPENPNWFQGTADAVRQYLWLFEEHNVMEYLILAGDHLYRMDYEKFIQAHRETDADITVAALPMDEKRATAFGLMKIDEEGRIIEFAEKPKGEQLKAMKVDTTILGLDDKRAKEMPFIASMGIYVVSKNVMLNLLRDKFPGANDFGSEVIPGATSMGLRVQAYLYDGYWEDIGTIEAFYNANLGITKKPVPDFSFYDRSSPIYTQPRYLPPSKMLDADVTDSVIGEGCVIKNCKIHHSVVGLRSCIAEGAIIEDTLLMGADYYETDADRKNLAAKGSLPIGIGKNSHIKRAIIDKNARIGDNVKIINADNVQEAARETDGYFIKSGIVTVIKDALIPSGTVI, encoded by the exons ATGGTaatggcagcaacagcaacaTCAGTTGGAGGATTAGTTCCAACACATTCATCTTCATCAGTTGTTAACAAAAACACAACATGTTTCTTGAAATCGTCGAATCACCAATccctttcatcttcatcttcttctcatgtTTCTAGTGATCAGCTTTCACTGAAAACTGTTTTTAATAACACAAAAACCGCCACATctggtggaagaagaagaattccATTTGTTGTTTCTCCCAAAGCTGTTTCTGATTCAAAGAATTCACAAACTTGTCTTGATCCAGATGCTAGCAGA AGTGTTTTGGGAATTATACTTGGGGGTGGAGCTGGGACACGGTTATACCCTCTTACAAAGAAGAGGGCAAAGCCTGCTGTTCCACTAGGAGCAAATTACAGGCTGATTGATATCCCTGTTAGCAACTGCTTGAACAGTAACGTATCGAAAATATATGTTCTTACGCAATTCAATTCTGCCTCGCTGAATCGTCATCTTTCTCGGGCATATGCTAGTAACATGGGTGGATATAAAAATGAAGGTTTTGTTGAAGTCCTTGCTGCTCAGCAGAGTCCAGAGAATCCGAATTGGTTTCAG GGCACAGCTGATGCTGTGAGGCAGTATTTATGGTTGTTTGAGGAACACAATGTTATGGAGTACCTTATTCTAGCTGGTGACCATCTATACCGTATGGATTATGAAAAATTTATTCAAGCACACAGAGAGACTGACGCCGATATTACTGTTGCTGCACTCCCAATGGATGAAAAACGTGCAACCGCATTTGGTCTCATGAAGATCGATGAGGAGGGACGGATTATTGAATTTGCTGAAAAACCAAAAGGAGAACAGTTAAAAGCTATGAAG GTTGATACCACCATTTTAGGTCTTGATGATAAGAGAGCCAAAGAGATGCCTTTCATTGCAAGTATGGGTATATATGTTGTAAGCAAAAATGTAATGTTGAACTTACTCCGCGATAAGTTCCCAGGAGCTAATGATTTTGGAAGCGAAGTTATTCCTGGAGCAACTTCTATGGGATTGAGG GTGCAAGCATACTTGTATGATGGCTACTGGGAAGATATTGGTACCATTGAGGCTTTCTATAATGCAAATTTGGGGATTACGAAGAAACCTGTACCTGATTTCAG TTTCTATGACCGTTCATCTCCTATCTACACCCAACCTCGATACTTGCCTCCTTCCAAGATGCTTGATGCGGATGTTACAGACAGTGTCATTGGCGAGGGGTGTGTTATCAAG AACTGCAAGATCCATCATTCTGTGGTTGGGCTCCGATCTTGTATCGCTGAGGGTGCAATTATTGAAGACACATTGTTGATGGGAGCAGATTATTATGAG ACTGATGCAGACAGGAAAAATCTGGCTGCAAAAGGTAGCCTCCCGATAGGTATCGGCAAAAACTCTCACATCAAAAGAGCAATTATCGACAAAAATGCTCGCATTGGAGATAATGTCAAG ATCATTAATGCCGATAATGTGCAAGAAGCAGCGAGAGAAACAGATGGCTATTTCATCAAGAGCGGCATCGTCACTGTCATTAAGGATGCCTTGATACCAAGTGGAACTGTCATTtag
- the LOC113278832 gene encoding uncharacterized protein LOC113278832, with the protein MIKDLWLVANLAITMELWKTRNRNYFDDAPVNWLGFKGRVYQTIRDNSSRMKGNMHNTQGDLRILNYFRVQHRSCKVNIPMEISWTPPNPDEILICCDGASMGNPGQAGSGVIFRDLSSAVLGSLSVGLGWQTNFYAEIAAVIYGAVVAQKWDIKNLCIRSDSMSCIQAFQKNELP; encoded by the coding sequence ATGATAAAAGATCTGTGGCTTGTGGCAAATCTTGCTATCACAATGGAGCTATGGAAGACCCGGAACAGAAATTACTTTGATGATGCTCCGGTGAATTGGCTTGGCTTCAAAGGAAGGGTCTATCAAACAATACGAGACAATTCTAGCCGAATGAAAGGGAATATGCACAACACTCAAGGTGACTTGAGGATTCTAAATTATTTCAGAGTTCAACACAGATCTTGCAAGGTCAACATCCCGATGGAGATAAGCTGGACTCCTCCTAATCCTGACGAAATCTTGATATGCTGCGATGGAGCCTCGATGGGTAACCCAGGCCAAGCAGGCTCAGGAGTAATATTTCGCGATCTAAGCTCAGCGGTCCTTGGATCTCTTTCTGTTGGTCTGGGCTGGCAGACCAATTTCTATGCGGAAATAGCAGCTGTTATCTATGGAGCAGTTGTGGCTCAGAAGTGGGACATTAAAAATCTCTGCATACGTTCTGATTCGATGAGTTGTATACAAGCCTTTCAGAAAAATGAACTTCCTTGA